The nucleotide window ACACGCATGGTAAGTAAGGAGGCTTTCAGTGGTGCTACACCGTCATAACGTAAATCAGCCTCCACGCTCCGGGCCGATTCGTTTAATTGGCCCAAGATTCCGCTTTTGTCATTTAGACCCAAATCGATTTGATGTTGTGCCGTGGTTTTGAACTTTTTCTGGTAATCTGAAATCGTGTCTTTAAGCTTGGCTAACAAAGCGTGCTCGCCCTCTACGTTAGTTATCTGATCCAATTGAGCAATGCTCTTAAAGGCCGAATCTAGGAAGGCGCTGTGAGTTTCGAGATATTTTTCATCTTTGTGCAGCAGAAAGTTTTTCTCCTCCTTTCTGGCATTCTGTACAGACGAAAGGGCTCTATCCGCTATAGTGGCGAATTGAATTACGCGTTCGTCCTCTTTAAAGGTATTGGTCGTGAGCAAGTCCACCGCCAAAAACGCGAGACTGATCATCACAAAGCCCGCAATCATTACACCCAGAACCTGGTTTAGCCTTTGGGATACCGTTGATCCGAGGCTAAATTTTTTGAAACCTTTCATTCGTCTTTCTCCAGTTTAGTCATACTCAGCCGTATCATGCTGTATCGATACAGTCCCACGGAATCTATGCCCAAGGGGTACGCTATATTGCGATTTCCTCAGTCAATCGTTCAAAAAAGTTTTTTATTTGGATGTCTATCCACACCAGGTCTTCGTAGTCATAGGCTGCCGTAGCCACGGGCTCCAGGCGCTGCGGTACCGGAGGCAGACTGCTCAGCTTTTGCTCGGTTGGTATGGTTTTACGTTCGGGCAGCCCTTCAATCAACAGGCCGATACTTTCGTCATTGTGACCGAAAACCAGTAAATAGGGTTCTTTACTCCGGTCTCGCTCCACGTCTAATGCCAGCGACAAATCAACAACGGGAACCAGCCCGCCGCGTATATTGACTAGACCGATCATCCAGGAGGCGGTATTCGGTATAAAATTCAGTGTCGGTAGCTTGGTGACTTCTCTGCTGCCGTCTTGCGGGTACAGTAAACCAATGTCACCAACGCGGAAACCCATTCGATGAATTACCAAATGTTTGGTTTCGCTAATGCTGTCGTGGGACGATGCAGAAGGAAGTACAAATTCACGAGTCAGCGCATCGCTCAGACTGATGTTTCCAGATGGCCTTTGATCGGCCGATGGTGCCTGGCGTGTGTCTTCAGTGTTCATCGTATCTCTCCTATCGTCCCACGACATGTAGGTTAACTATTGTGGGTTAACTACCGTTGTGGTTTAACTACAGTGCTTGCAGTTGCTCCAGGATTTGCTCGGAAGTGTAGGGTTTGGTGACATAACCGGAGGCACCCTGTTCTTCACCCCAAATTCGGTCGGCTTTTTCACCTTTGCTGCTGACCAGAACTACAGAAATATCTTTGGTAGCATCATCGGACGTGATGGCGCGGCATGCCTGAAAACCGTTCATGCCATCCATAATGACATCCATTAAAACAGCGTCCGGGTGATCATTTTTAGCAACGTTGACAGCCTCTTCTCCGGATGAGGCGGTGAGAACGGTGTATCCTGCGCTGGATACGATCTGTTGCAGGTTTTTTAAATCAGTGGTTGAATCGTCAACAACAAGCACTTTTTTTACTGACATCTTATTTCTCCTATTTGCATCACAATTGGCTTTGGGTTATGAACCCTGATGGTTTTAAAAAGTGCCTGTTCTCAATCGATTGAATTGGTTTGATGAGCTTTGGCACACACTGGGCGCTACTTTTTCTACTGCTTCAAGTAGTTTCTTGCTATTTACCGGTTTGGTTAAATAGACATTGGATCCGGACATCATTCCCCGAACTTTGTCGAAAGAGGTGTCTTTGCTGGTGAGCATAATGACCGGAATGCGTTTGGTTCGTTTGGAATTTTTGATTTGCTTGCAAATGCTATAACCGTCCATTCCGCCCGGCAGCATTACATCAAGAAAAACGATATCGTAGTCTATCTCTTCAATTTTTGTAAAAGCGTCTTTGCTATTGGTTGCGAAATCCAAGTCCAGCTCTAACGAGCTCAAAGCGACGCGAATGTGTCTTTGTACTGTATAACTGTCATCGACGATCAGAGCCCTGGGCTTTGTGGATTTAACTAAACCGTTTTTCATAAGCAGCCTCATTCAAATTGTTTGTTGAGTTTTCAGCGGCGCGGCATGCTCGCATGGGTAATATATAAGTAAGTACCGCGCTCGAATACTTTATCGTTTTTATAGGTTTTAGCTGAATGGAGTTCACTACATTGCCACACTTGGATCATAGTGGGTTATAGCTGCTTCTAAGTCTTTTCAGGCTACTCATTAGAAAGGAAATATTTATCTTTGTGACGCGGAAGAAACAATCCAATCCATACTGTTTGCTGCGTTGTAACGTGAACAGTATGTTAAAGCGGGAACTGGTTCACAGTTTACCGGCGAACAAAAATCGCTTAGCGATAGCTTTTTTGCGGTGTCATGCAGGGTAGGATAAAGGGGGGCGGGTATGTTTTGTAGCTCGATACGATCGAGGTCTGTTCCCATGCCGGAACAACAAAATGTATTCCGGTGTCAGGCGGACGTCACAAGATTCAAATACACTCCGACTGAGGTTTGCAGCAATCGGTTTGTGGTGCTGGGGCCGGCTGATTGCCCAACTTTCGGGTAACGAACAGATAGCTTGCAGGCATTAACCAGCCAGTAAAAAACACCAGCAAGCCAAAGCCTGTGTGCCGGGTAAAAGCTAAAAGCCAGAAAGCCATTGTTAAGGTGAAAACGGATAACCCCAGGATGATCTTGGTATTGTGGGGCATGGGGCCGGACCGCCGAAATAAGCCCACAACCGGTCCAAAAAACAGAATGATCAGAACGCTAAGAATTCCCCAGCCGATCAACCGATTTACCGGGTCGCGTATCTCGTCACCGCAGGCCAGGCTAAAAGCGGGTAACATGCAGATAAATAGTGCAAGTCGTCGAGTCATGGTAAGCAGGCTCCTCAAATGCATGGATGGGGAATATCATACGCACTGGAAATGAAATACCAATGACCAATTATGATGAATTCCGGCGCCAATAGCCGGACAAATGTCACAGATTGATTTGTAAGGGCTCTAGTGAGAATGTCATTTACTATTTTTAGCACCGCGTTTTAATTCAGCTGACTTTGTGGTTTGTGACATCGAAATGCTTGCAAATTCATGAACAGCCTCCAATTCGCATTGACAATCACTCAATCCAAACTACATTGGAACAATACTATTCAGTTGGCGTGCTGTCTGTAAGGCATAATAATTGCAGACTGGGACGGGCTCAGGCCTGGCCCTCGCTGGGTTTTTGACGTTTAAAAAAGTAGCGCGCATAGAATATTTGGTCCTCGTGCCAAGTTCAAACTTTAATAATAGTTAATAAAGAGGAGAAACTATGACAATCCCTCGTTTCGGTTTGCGAATTGCAACGAAGAAAATTAGTGTCTTACTTGTATCCGTGCTGGTTCTTGCCGGGTGCGGTGGAGGCGGTGGGGGAGGCAGCTCACCTCCGCAAACCACAATGGGAGGGGGGAGCGTCAAGGGTCCGTTGGCCAATGCTCAATTCGCACTGTATGAATTCGATTCAGTATTCATCAATTTTCAGGCGCAAAGTCCTGTTGCTTCCGGGCGGACCAATGCCCAGGCCGCGTTTCAGTTGGGATTGCCAACATCCAGCGTGAATCCTCCGTACATATTGGTTTTCACCGCAGATGCCTCCACAACGGATTTGATGACCGGTGCCAGACCGATAATCACCAACATGAAGACGGTTGTGACACAGGACATGCTGGACAGTGGCAAGAACCTGTACGCGACACCTCTAACCACCTTGGCGGTGGATGTGGCGATTAAAAACTCTCTGTCAAATCGTGCGCCATATTCAAACGATGAAGCTTATACAAATGCCACAACGGTACAGGAAAGGTTTCTGGCCGCTTTACCCATAGCAGCCGGCGAGGTTAAATCCACATTGGGTTTCGGTCTGGATGAAAATATCGATATATACACCACCGCACCTCTTGTGGACTCTGATACTACCAGTTTGGAATCACAAACCCAGACGGCCAAATATCGCGGCGCTGTAGAAGCCTTTGCTGCGGTGGTCGATCAATTACAGGGTCAAGTGAGCGGGACCATTGCTCCGGTGGACACGGATACTATCGTGGAAGCATTGGTCGCAGACTTAGCCGACGGACAGATTGACGGAACGGATGTTGACGGAAATTCAATCGTAATCCTTCCTGTTGAAGTTCGCGCCACCCTGGAAAACACAGATCCGCAACAGTTGATGATTCCCGGGACTTCTACAACCGTTGCACAAATTGAAGCCGTTTTGGCATCTGAAACATCTCAAACCGGTAATAGTACGGTTGATACAACAAACCTGAGCGATAGCACCATCGACACCAGCACTGAACCTGCTCAAACCAATCCGGATCGAGACGGTGACGGTGTGGTGAATTCCGATGACGCATTCCCGGATGACCCTGCGGAAACCAAAGATACCGACCATGATGGAATCGGGAATAATACCGATACCGATGACGATAACGATGGTGTGGCAGATGGGGCCGATGCCTTCCCCTTGAACAGTGCGGAAAGTGGCGATCTGGATGGGGACTGCGGTACCATAGCCACCCAAACCACGACATCCGGAAATGGCTGTGGTGACAACTCCGATCCAGACATTGACGGAGACGGTGTTGATAATGCCAGTGATGCCTTTCCACGCAATGCCTCAGCCCAAAATTCCAATGATTCCGACGGTGATGGCTGGGATGATAATCTTTACGATAATAACGTCGGTTTAGTTGATCTTCCTGCACCCGTTGACAGTGATGGCGACGGTATTCCCGATGTGGATCAAAACGGTGTCGAACTGGACACAGATCGTGATGGAGACGGCGTATCCAATAGCTTGGATGCACTACCGGATGATTCCACTGAGACCAGCGACAATGATGGTGATGGAATCGGTAACGTAGCCGATACAGACGACGATAATGATACGGTATTGGATGTAAATGACGCCTTTCCATTTGATCCAAATGAGTCAGTTGATACAGATCATGACGGCGTAGGTAACAATGCCGATCCCGATGACGACAACGATACCGTGCTGGATGTAAACGAAGCCCTCGGTTGCGAATTGTTGCGGGACTGTGACGGCGACGGTCGTACGGACAACGTGGACGCATTCCCCGGTAACAATACTGAATGGGTGGATACGGACGGTGACGGTATTGGTAACAATGCGGATACCGATGACGACAACGATACCGTGCTGGATGTTAACGATGCCTTTCCGTTGGATCCCACTCGCAGCACATTGGATACCGACACGGACATGGACGGTTTTCCGGACAGTATCGACAACTGCCTCAATGATCCCAATCCTTTGCAGCAAAATCTGGATGGCGACTTGCTGGGGGATGTCTGCGACACTGACATCGACGGTGACGGGGTTGCTAACGATGTGGATGCGTTCCCCTATAATCCCAACGAATCAGTCGATACTGATGGTGACGGTGTGGGTGATCAAAGCGACAACTGTCCCAATGCAGCCAATCCGGTACAACGGGATCTGGATGGAGATACCCTGGGAGATGCCTGTGACAGCGATATAGACGGTGACGGGGTTGCTAATGGAGCCGACGCTTTTCCAACAAATCCCAATGAATTTTTGGACACGGACGGCGATGGCATCGGGAACAATTCAGATACGGATGACGACAACGACGGCCTGTCAGATACCGCTGAAGCGACTTTGGGTACCAATCCATTGTTGGTGGATACTGATTCGGACACAGTGAATGATGGTACCGACAATTGTCCATTGGATTCAAACAGTGATCAATTGAATACAGACGGGG belongs to Gammaproteobacteria bacterium and includes:
- a CDS encoding chemotaxis protein CheW, which encodes MNTEDTRQAPSADQRPSGNISLSDALTREFVLPSASSHDSISETKHLVIHRMGFRVGDIGLLYPQDGSREVTKLPTLNFIPNTASWMIGLVNIRGGLVPVVDLSLALDVERDRSKEPYLLVFGHNDESIGLLIEGLPERKTIPTEQKLSSLPPVPQRLEPVATAAYDYEDLVWIDIQIKNFFERLTEEIAI
- a CDS encoding response regulator, which encodes MSVKKVLVVDDSTTDLKNLQQIVSSAGYTVLTASSGEEAVNVAKNDHPDAVLMDVIMDGMNGFQACRAITSDDATKDISVVLVSSKGEKADRIWGEEQGASGYVTKPYTSEQILEQLQAL
- a CDS encoding response regulator, with the protein product MKNGLVKSTKPRALIVDDSYTVQRHIRVALSSLELDLDFATNSKDAFTKIEEIDYDIVFLDVMLPGGMDGYSICKQIKNSKRTKRIPVIMLTSKDTSFDKVRGMMSGSNVYLTKPVNSKKLLEAVEKVAPSVCQSSSNQFNRLRTGTF